The DNA segment GGATGCGCCGGGCAGCCTGTTGAGCCACCACTTTCAGGGCAATGTCACTAGTGCTTCGCAGGACACAACGCCCTCCGTGCCTGACCCGGCGTCAAGCGTGATGGATGTGCTCGAAAACGCTCTGCTAAACGAAGAAAAGAGGCTTGGGGAGGCCTTTGATCAACTGAAAGCGCTCATGCAGAACGCCCATAACATGAGCGTTATAGACATCCTCAAGGCCCTGACGGGGATTCTGGTTGACGCCGTTTTAAGAAGCGCACAAGTCGTGATTGACGCACTGCTCGATCTGTTTTCTGTCGTCGCAAAGAAGGCGATGGATATATTCGACCGTCCCATACATATTCCTGTGATCTCGGACATTTTGAACGCAATCGGGATTCCCGATTTTTCGATGCTCGACATACTTTGCTGGATCGCGGCGGTCCCTGTGACCATCGGCTACAAACTCGCAGCGGCGCTCGCCGGAGAGGGAGATAAGGCTCCGTTTCCTGACAATGATGAAACGAAGCGCTTGATCGGGGCGACAGATTTTCAGTCGCTGGTTGCGGCGTTTAATGGCGCTGCGCATTCTTTGCAGAGTGCGGACACAGCTCAAGCGGAGATGACAGCCGCTGGGCCAATTCCGATGTCGAAAGAAACTGCCGAGGCCGTATTCATATCGCTTCACACCGTAGCCGGCGCATGTGGGTTGGTATCGGCCGTTCTTGATTTCTCCGAGTCCCAGATTCCGAATGCTGCCGTGCCGACGACGTTGACAGTTGCTTGTGTGGCTTCGGCCATCGTGGGAGGAGGATCGCGTGCGGCGGCGAATACTCTCGTACCGCAGTACCCGATTGAAAGTAGTTTTTTTGGTACTAAAGGGCTTGGTTTCTCTCAGTCTTATTTATTCCTTATAAACAAGGCCCTATGGTCCATGCCTGGCCAGTTGATTTTAGGAAACTTATCGAAATGGAAGACAGGTCAAGATTGGAAGGCTGCCCTGCCGAAGGACCCGCGGGCCATGGGAGCTTGCTTTGATGCGGCTATAGTTCTGCCGGCACTGGTCTGTACATGCTGGCATTTTCATGAGCTATCGCAGAAACCCGAGGGAAAAGCGCGCGCCATCGCCTTTTTAGATGAAACCAGTTTTATGGCGACATACATCGCTCGCGTTATGTATACGGCGGTAGTCACAGGGCTGCTTGATGCTGATAAAGAGGTGGAGTTTGCCGCTGCCGTGGTTATAGGTGTGGCTCAGGTTGCCCACGGAGGATTGCAAATTACCGAGGCAGCCCTCCAGGGAATTGCTTGATTCGGAGACACAGACTTAAGGTCAGTGAAAGGGCCTGATGCAGCTCGCCTTTCTGATAGCCGATTATTGTCGGTTACTTTCCGATGCAAAAGGTCGAGAAGATCTGTCCGAGGATGTCTTCGGTGAGGGTTTCGCCGGTGATTTCGCCGAGACTTTGCAGCGCGCCGTGCAGCTTCAGCAGGATGACTTCTTCAAGCTCGCCTTGAATCATCAGGTCGCGCGCTTCACCAATGTCGGCGATGGCTCGCGTCAGGGCGGCATGTTGGCGCGCATCAGTGATCATCAGGTCGTCGCGCTCGCTGCCCTGCTCCCCACCAAGGCGAGCGAATAGGCGGGCCGTCAGCTCATCGAAGCCGCTGCCGGTCAGCGCTGAAATCCTTACCACATCGCCCGCCGCTTCCAGTCCTTCATCCAGCCGCTTCGGCAGATCGCATTTATTAACCGCGATGAGGCGGCGCGACAACGCGACGCTGTCGAGCAGCTCGGCGTCGTCGCCGGTCAGCGGTTGCGACGCATCAAGCACCAGCAAAGTTATATCGGCGTCGGCAATCGCCGTGCGGCTGCGCGTGATGCCGAGGCTTTCGACCAGGTCACTGGTCTCGCGTATCCCCGCCGTATCAATCAAACGCACCGGCACGCCACCGATTGACGTGCTTTCGTAGAGCGCGTCACGCGTGGTTCCCGGCAGCTCTGTGACGATGGCGCGCTCGGTGCCGACGAGCCGGTTAAAGACTGACGATTTGCCGACATTCGGGCGACCGACGATGGCCAGGTCGAAGCCTTGCTTGACGAAGCGCCCGAAGGCGAAGCTGGCGGCCATCGCTTTCAAGCCTTCATTGATGCGCTCAAGCCGCTCGCGCAAGGCCGACGAGGCGGCGGGCGAGATGTCGTCTTCGACGAATTCGACCATTGATTCGAGATGCACGATCACCTCGATCAACGCGTCTTTGATGGGCGCGAGCCGCCGTGATAGCGCGCCTTCGAGCTGGCGCGTCGCGACGCGCGCCTGATACGCGGTCTGCGCGTTGATGCAATCGCGCACCGCCTGCGCCTGCGCCAGATCCATGCGACGGTTGAAGAAGGCGCGCATGGTGAATTCGCCCGGCTCAGCGATGCGCGCGCCTAAGGCGGTGAGCAGATCAAGCACGCGGCGCAGGATGACCGGGCTGCCATGACAGCTCAGCTCGACGACCGCTTCACCGGTGTAGGAGTGCGGCGCTTTGAAATAAGTCAGCAGCGCTTCGTCAATCGGCTCACCGGTCGCGGGGTCAATGACGCGCCCGAAGCGCACACGTCCCGCGTCGTCCAGCGGCGTTGACGTTTCTGTGCGGAAGATTACAGAGGCGATTTCGAGGGCGCGCGCGCCGCTCAGGCGGATGACGCCGATGCCGCCGCGACCCGGCGGCGTCGAGATGGCGGCGATGGTGTCATTGCGGAACATACGGGGTCGGGTGCCGGGGGTCGGGTGTTGGGGGTCGGGTGAGACCGGGCCACCAGCACCTGACGCCCAACACCTGACACCTACTTCACGGGATAGATGGTCACTTTGCGGTTGTCGCCGGTGCCCTGGCTTTCGCTGCGCACGCTCTGGTCTGTGGACAACGCCAGGTGAACGATGCGCCGCTCGCCCGGGCTCATGGGATCGAAGGTGAATGGCTGGCGCGTCGCGCGCACGCGCTCGGCGGCTTTCTCGGCCATCAATTGCAGCTCTTTTTCGCGCTGCGCACGGTAACTGCCCGAGTCGAAGATGAGGTGATGCTCTTCGCCGGTGACGTGTGCCAGCATGCGGTTGCCGAGGTGTTCAAGCGCCTCAAGCAATTCGGCATTGTGGCCGAGCAGCACGGCGCGGTCGCCGCCGCGCACCTGAACGCGCACGGCCTCGCCGAGTGGCTCGACGCTCGCCCGCAAGTCCAGGTCGCTTTGTTCGAGCACGCGATTGATGAAGTCTACGACGCTATTAATATCCCCTTGCATCCTTCACACCCTCGATAGTTTTATGACAGGTCGCCGCTGGGCAGCGCGGCGCGATCCTTGCCGGCTTTCGGCTTGCCACCTTTTTGCTTGTTCGCTTTTTGCGCGCTGCTTGAGACGACGGCTGCGGCCTCGGCTGG comes from the Blastocatellia bacterium genome and includes:
- the mnmE gene encoding tRNA uridine-5-carboxymethylaminomethyl(34) synthesis GTPase MnmE, producing MFRNDTIAAISTPPGRGGIGVIRLSGARALEIASVIFRTETSTPLDDAGRVRFGRVIDPATGEPIDEALLTYFKAPHSYTGEAVVELSCHGSPVILRRVLDLLTALGARIAEPGEFTMRAFFNRRMDLAQAQAVRDCINAQTAYQARVATRQLEGALSRRLAPIKDALIEVIVHLESMVEFVEDDISPAASSALRERLERINEGLKAMAASFAFGRFVKQGFDLAIVGRPNVGKSSVFNRLVGTERAIVTELPGTTRDALYESTSIGGVPVRLIDTAGIRETSDLVESLGITRSRTAIADADITLLVLDASQPLTGDDAELLDSVALSRRLIAVNKCDLPKRLDEGLEAAGDVVRISALTGSGFDELTARLFARLGGEQGSERDDLMITDARQHAALTRAIADIGEARDLMIQGELEEVILLKLHGALQSLGEITGETLTEDILGQIFSTFCIGK
- a CDS encoding R3H domain-containing nucleic acid-binding protein, giving the protein MQGDINSVVDFINRVLEQSDLDLRASVEPLGEAVRVQVRGGDRAVLLGHNAELLEALEHLGNRMLAHVTGEEHHLIFDSGSYRAQREKELQLMAEKAAERVRATRQPFTFDPMSPGERRIVHLALSTDQSVRSESQGTGDNRKVTIYPVK